AAAAAAGTATTCGATAATAACAATGACGCAGTCATATAGGAAACGAGTAGGGCCCAGCAAAACATTCCTGATAGATAACTAGCCGCTATTAAAGTGGGATTCATCGCATACCAAATAAATGGACTCTCAATTCCCCCCGTTGGTAAAAGCAGTAAGGTGATTCCGACTGTTTCTGCAATGACAATCCACCTTATGACACTTGGATGATCCTCATTTTTTATCAATAAATCTTTTACCAGAAATGCCGCAATTAAAAGTGACCCTATAACACCAGCATTGATTAGCATTGATGTAGAATGTTGTCCAAATAAGTAGAAAAGGGATGTAATGATCATAGAAAAATAACGATATAAAAGGATTAACTTTAATTTTCCAGTCTGCTTATTTAATAAGAAGCCACTGATTTTATCCATAGGAGACGTCACTTCCAATTTGCGTGTTACTACTCGTATCTACCACATTGTTCGCTTCAAAGCTAAAGATGTAATCGAGGTCAATAATAAAATAGACAATTTTCTCTTTACTTTTATCTTCATAACGAAAGATTGGAAGTTCCTTTTCATCCGCCACTTGAGTCAAGGCAGTAAATGATTCTAGTATGAGAATTGATTTGTTTATAAGATCGAACTTCTTTGAAACGGTAACCAAACGGGAAGCATATTTTTTATCAATTTTTTGCGCTTCTGAAGTCCCTGCCAATTTCCGTTCTTTAAGACGCTCTAATAGAAAAAGAAGGAACATGATAAGACAAATGGAAACAATAATCGAAATCACTTTTGCATGAAAAGCAGGCACAGGAAAGCCTAGTAAGTTGTAAGGATTCTCTATTGTATTTTGACTTTTGAACGGGGTTTCAGTTTTATATTCCTTTTCACTCGCCAATTGAATTTTGTTATAACCATAATCAAAAACGAGTTCTTCCCCCCCATTAAGAGGAACCTCTCTCCCTTCATACAAGATTGTTCCGGTTATATTTGGATTCACTTTTAATAAATAGTTATTCGGGCTAACGATTATCTCATCTTCGACTCGTTTGATAAGTTCCTTGATTTCATTAATATTGATAGAAAAAGTATGATCTATTAAGTTATACTCTTTCCCTTCAAATTGGAAGGGTTGCTTTTGGCTTAAAGGAATCTCCTTCTCCCAGAACTCTCCTGCTTCAATCGTGAGGATAGGGTGAAAACTTCCTTCTACTTTGATGTCTTGCTCTGATGTAATCGATGTTTGGATGGTCGTTAGAATCTCTTTCGTAACCTTCTCAAAAATAATAGAATCCGGTTCAATGAGCCCTCCTTGCGGATACAATTCACTAGGTTGTACGTTAACAAGATAGGAGAATGCTGTTTTCTGTTGGAGAGTATTTTCAATTGTTGTTTGACTTTGATTTGATGGCTGCAGGAAAGACGTAACCGCAACATATAAGGAAACAATTAATAAACAACCTATTAAAATAGCAACCTTCGTCGATAAAAACAACCGCTTCAACTTGGACTCATTTGCCCTCTTCATATATTTCACTTCCGTTCTATTATTATTTTATTGAATAGCGATTTCGATATCTACAGGGATTGTCGCTTCTCCCGTTTCCCATTTGAAGTGGAGGGGGAGCTGAACTGTTTGAGATTGTTGAGTATTGTTTGATTGGAAATTTGATTCTACTTTTACTAGGAACGGCATATTTTCACCATTCCTAAATGATGTATCATCGTATGTATAAGTAAATCCATCTATCGTAACCGTTTCTCCTTCTAATTGGATAGAGGATGAGCCCCGATTAGATATGTTTATTAAAAATTCACTCGTTTTCCCTGGAGTAACTATTACACTATTTTTTGCAATTGCCGCTATAAGTGCATTTTCTGGATCTGTTATTTTTATACTAGTATCACTTTTAACCACAGCCTCTGTATAGCTTGTTACCTTTTGTGATAAAAAAACGACTAAAATGATTGTCACTCCAATTAACAGTGCCTTCATTTTCAAAACAATCCCAACCTTATACTCTATTTTGTTCGATATATTGAACACACTTAAATTATAACGAACAGTAACGAACAAAGCAATAGGTTTTTTTCTTAATAAAGAACAACTTATTCTTTTCATTTAGCGAAAAATGGTCACTCAGTAATTCATAAATAATAAGTTAAAAATAAAAAAAGGAAGAATAATGGCTGCCCATTAACTCTTCCTTATCAATTTATTTCTTATTTTGCTTCAGTTTCAACAACAATTGATCCTAATACGTCTTTTGGTGAAACATTAACTCCGCTTGGAATATTAATTTTCACTGCAACATTTCTAATGTTTGTTTGTCCAGAATTTACTTCTGGAGTAACGTTATCAAATACGAGTGCTTGTCCTTTTGTTCCCCAAGTAGGATCATTTCCGGTTCTTGGGTTGTGTGATACACCAAAAGTAATATAATCTGCAAGATCACCTGTTGCACGAACTGTTACTTTTACTGTTTCAGCTGATTTGTTTCTTACAGTAAACACATGGTTCCATTGGTATTCACTGTTAGGTTGAAGTCCGTGGAATTCAGCTGCGCCAGTACCTCCATTAATACCTTTACCGAATTGGAAGAAAAGCTCGCCATCTTTCATAATAGTTGTCTTATCTTTTGCTCCAATTTTATTTTCCCATGACCAAGGTGCATCAGCTTGAAGAGTTACGAGCGCTTTATCCGTGTTAACGATTTTCAATTCTGAAGCATTTGTTACAGTTGCCTTGTTGTAAGACATCGCTGCCATCACACTTGACATAGCAAGTAGTAGCACTACCAATAATAATCCTTTTTTCATTTTCATTTTAAAATCCTCCTTTAATTTTTCCGGCTTGTTAGCCTGGTTGATAATCTAAGTATAGGTGGTTATTAGTTTCTATTCGTCACTCGTAAGTGTGCTTTTTGAAGAACGTTTGTCTACTCTTCTAATCTACTATTTGCTAGTTCCATGGTCTCTTTTTTAACCCCTGTCATGCTACTTTTAGTTAAAAAAAGGTATACTTTTGTACCAGCTGAATTCTACTTTAGATGGCTTATTCTAATAGCTATTTACAATAAAATGAAAGGTGAGGAGGAATTCTATGAAAGCGATATCTAAAATTCTCAATTTACTACTAGCTTCTGTTATTTTATGTACATTAATTGCCGCCGTTGGTTCAGCTATTACCAAGAAACCTGTCCTTCTTACAGTCATTCGTTCAAATAGTATGTACCCAGTTTGGGAACGCGGCGACATGGTGATTATTGATAATCTTAACCAAGATGAGGAGATCCATGAAGGAGATATTGTATTTTTTAAAGCCGAAGAAGGAAGTCTCGCTACAAAAGGTTGGATTGCTCATCGAGTAATAGGTGGAAATGCAGAGGAAGGCTTCATTACCAAGGGCGATGCAAATAAATATTCAGATCAGGAATCAGATAATACAGGCTCAATCGAGCGAAAATGGATTGCCGGAAGAGCAATTGAAATGGGCGAGAATCCAATTGTTTTAAATAAAATAGGTTACTTATCCTTATGGATGGAAAAATATCAAAGTAATCCTTTACTTTTACCTGGCTTTGCATTAATTCTTGGCATTATTATTGCTATTAGTGAATTAATGCCTGGACAAAAACGCAAGAAGAATAATAAAAGTAATGGAATGGAGCTGCATCTCATCTATTTTATCGGAGGATTATCGATTTCTATTATTGTTGGTGGTACAATGATCACTTCTGGTCATACATTAAATCAAGTTTATGAAGTATCTGAACAAAGCCAAGGAGTATTAATGGGCAGTGATGTTGGTATACTCAAGGTGGGCGACTCCGTTACTCGACCATTATCAGAGATAAAGAATGAAAGCATCTTTCCATTAATAGGAGTTATTACTTCTAATGACAAGCAAATTGAATTGAGTCATAAAAAAGTCACTCTTTCAAAAGGACAGCAAATCAATAGTACATACACAGTAAATGCAGAAAATCCGGGCAAGTACAAGGCAACCATTAAGGTGGGATTATTTTATCCACTTTTACCTGCTTCAATTATCTATTTCCTTGCTCAGAAAAGCTATTGGCTTGCGTTAACTTTTGTATCCATTGTCCCAGGTTTGCCTCTAATGATTTATCCATTTATAGATGGAAAAATGAGAAGGAAAACATTCAAAGTAATTAGAAAGAAAAAAAGGAAATTACAAAGTATCTTTCAAGGCTGATGGTATATCCCTTAAACTCTAGGCACTAACTCTAGATTAGACATCAATTGGACATGGTAAGATAAATATTCAAAAAAGATAAGGGTTTGACCAATTATTTAGGTCAAACCTTTTTTATTTCATTAATAATAAAATCGTAATTCCATGGGAATTCCATGGGGACGGTTCTTCTGGTTCATCTCCAATTGAATCACCCAAATTATCGCTGCCATCACACTTTTCGTGATTGCTACCAAAATTATGAATTCTTATTACTAAAAACCCAGAAGATAAAAAAAGCCATCAGAACCGACACCATGAAATCAAACTTCCCTGCTAATCTTACAAATCCCTTTTCATTAAGGACTATCTAAGTTAATTTCATTTTTCATTTTGATGTTTCCCTTTCGTAACTTTAAATTTATTTTAATGTTATACACTATAGAGAATAGGCCATCTACCTTTCACTCGGTTCCTTGTAGAATGAGCATAGATAACATTTGGATTTCTATCCGGATTGCTGCCGTGGTATACTGTTTGATTTTTCTCCCATATCCCCCAGTAATCTAGTAATATCACTTAAAACTTCTCCTGGCCCCTCGACAAAAAAAGATATTATAATTCTTCTCAACTAATCGTTTGATTAAAAGTCCTACAAACCCTCTTGAAAAACGCACTTTATCCTCATTTCAAGAAAATCTCTTGTCGAGGAAATGTTTTACTTTATTCTAGAATATCTCAAAAAAACCCAATAAAAATGGCTTTCTACAATTAACAACGGGTTCTTCCAAAATGGAGTGGTAATCAAACGTTTGTGTAAAAGTGATATAAACTCCATTATTAATAGCTTTCTCTCTTGTTCTTGCGTAATATTTGTCGGTAAATAGGGTGGATTTTATTAATTATCCAGCCAAATCCTATGAGATGATCGGATTCTCTAAAATACTGCATAAAATTACAATAAACTTGTTAATTGCTTTTACACAATCGATTGATTAAATAAGGCTTAACTCCTTTAAAGACAAGCTCCGTGACCAGTTTTATTGAAAAAATTGCCGAAATCTGTTTTCACTCTTTATAAACATCTCAAAGTAAATAGGCAAAACCTAAAGAAATCCCATACGGGATTTCCAACTCTTATTTCTATCTATAGATAAAACTGAAGTGAAGCATCGAAAGATGCTGTAATAAATCAAGACTGCCAAAGGAGGGTTCAATGATCACATTCCGCAAAAAAACCATTAGAACCGTCCCCATGGAACACCCTAATGTTCAAGAATGTACCTAAAATCCTCTATCGTATAAAATGGATAGATTCCAAATCGAGGGATTTCCAGGATGTGCTGAGATGGATCTGCGTAACCAGGCTGGACGGTAAAGGCTATTTTAATTTCCAACTCTTTTAATATATCTAACGTGATGGTATCGTACTCTCCATATGGTGCTGCAAAGGCTTCTGAATGACCTAACCATTCATTTG
This Neobacillus sp. YX16 DNA region includes the following protein-coding sequences:
- a CDS encoding DUF5305 family protein, whose translation is MKRANESKLKRLFLSTKVAILIGCLLIVSLYVAVTSFLQPSNQSQTTIENTLQQKTAFSYLVNVQPSELYPQGGLIEPDSIIFEKVTKEILTTIQTSITSEQDIKVEGSFHPILTIEAGEFWEKEIPLSQKQPFQFEGKEYNLIDHTFSININEIKELIKRVEDEIIVSPNNYLLKVNPNITGTILYEGREVPLNGGEELVFDYGYNKIQLASEKEYKTETPFKSQNTIENPYNLLGFPVPAFHAKVISIIVSICLIMFLLFLLERLKERKLAGTSEAQKIDKKYASRLVTVSKKFDLINKSILILESFTALTQVADEKELPIFRYEDKSKEKIVYFIIDLDYIFSFEANNVVDTSSNTQIGSDVSYG
- a CDS encoding signal peptidase I, giving the protein MKAISKILNLLLASVILCTLIAAVGSAITKKPVLLTVIRSNSMYPVWERGDMVIIDNLNQDEEIHEGDIVFFKAEEGSLATKGWIAHRVIGGNAEEGFITKGDANKYSDQESDNTGSIERKWIAGRAIEMGENPIVLNKIGYLSLWMEKYQSNPLLLPGFALILGIIIAISELMPGQKRKKNNKSNGMELHLIYFIGGLSISIIVGGTMITSGHTLNQVYEVSEQSQGVLMGSDVGILKVGDSVTRPLSEIKNESIFPLIGVITSNDKQIELSHKKVTLSKGQQINSTYTVNAENPGKYKATIKVGLFYPLLPASIIYFLAQKSYWLALTFVSIVPGLPLMIYPFIDGKMRRKTFKVIRKKKRKLQSIFQG